Genomic segment of Populus nigra chromosome 6, ddPopNigr1.1, whole genome shotgun sequence:
TCACGATGGGTGCAGAAATTCTATCACTCTTGACGCCTTACTCTATGCGCTCACATATTATCACAACATCGGTGAATTACTGGGATGAACTACCCATCACATGCTCGTAGTATGATGCCTTGAGCGTGTCAACAAATAGAGTGACCATCTCTTTGTTCAGAAGTGAGGGATGTACTTAAACAGTTGATTCCCGCTATCTTTGAGCATATTCTCTTATACTTTCTTTGTCCCTTTTCTCTAGATTGAACAAGTTGGTTCTGTCAGGAGCAATGCCCATGTTGTACTTATACTGCTTGACAAAAGCATCCATCAGATCTTTTCATCTCTGGATCTTTGTGTTGTCTAATCTCATATACCAGCTCAATGCTACCCCACTTAagctatcttgaaaaaaatgtatcaatagtttttcatcatgtactacttttgtcattttattgcagtaggaTTTGAGGTGAGCCATAAGACATTGTGTTTCACTATATTTGATGAATTCAGGAACACAAAACTTCTTCGAGATAACCATATTTGGGACCAAACATATCTTTGTTGCCCGTACTGGGTCATATAAGTCTACCCCTTCAATAACTCTGATTCTAAAAAATTACAACCAATCTCTTTTCGTTAATCATGTTCATCTATTCATATCGTAACTTAGCCCACTTGGACTCTTCTAATTTAACCTTCATCAAAACTCTCAAAGAAAGAATTCCTATTTCTAGAGGCATCACTGCCTACATTTCATAAACTAGGGAATGTGGTGTGGTTCCTGTGGATGTTCTCACTGAAGTTTGATATACGTGAAGAGCGGAGGAAAGCATCTTGAGCTAATTTTTATAGGTTACAACCATTTTTTCAATAATCTTCTTTTTACACTTTATATTCTTAAACTCTAGTCCACTTAGTTGCTACCTTGTATATTATTGAAATTTGATGCAGATAAAGACATGTGTGATAATGTTATGATGAAGATGGAGGTATATGTGTGTATGATTGTTGGTTGTTATTATAAAGAAGAAACATATACAAAGATGGTGGCAACACTTATTGTAGCATAAAGAAAAAGAGTCCAAAAATTAAGTGTTTATATAGTTTTCATGATAGTACTGGTAGCAATACTCTGATTATAAATTTAAGTGAATATTGATTATTTTgagatgaacaaaataaaattgcaaatgcaaaaataatggcaatgaaaagaaaatgattataTGGTGTTCATGGTAAGAGGAATAATTTGATAGATATGATGTCTAAGTgtttatatattaacaaaaacttaaaGAGATGATACTTTTACTGTGCACCACCTCACATAACACTATTTAttgtaatagtatttttttcctttttagatctatttttttcttttaaaatttagtttattaaagattgaacttcatgatttgttgcaacttattttctatgtgATTATCCAGTCTTATAACTCGTCTTATGGGTTTAATAGGCTAATCCaattgactcaattttttttaattgatatattttttttttaatttcatcatttaacaatgTGTTGATTAcgaattaagtttcatgatttgtttcagttaactttctattaggttatctcaatctcataactTGAAACACGAGATTTGCGGGTTATCTTGGGTttacttgagttgtttttttgtgtttttttttagattgaatttttctctaatttcattctttaacaaTGGGTTGAACTTGGAATTATACTTTAtactttatttgatttgttttatatagggTCATCCTATTTTTATAACTCAAGTCGCGGGTCTAGTGGAACTCAAGTTGTTTATTCGATatgttttctatgagattatctggTATCATGACTCGGATCATGGGTTTGACTAGTTAATCcaagttgacttgagttattttttgtctttttaattgatttttcttcaatttcatcatttaacattgggttgattgagaactaaatttcataatttgttttgatttactttttatggggttatacTAGTCTCATGACTCAGGTAGTGGATTTGGTGGGTTAaatcaggttattttttaatccttttttaattttattttttttctcaatttcatccttcaacattagattgttgggaattaagcttcataatttattttgattttctttatatagGGTTATTATGATCTTATAATTCAAGTTGTGAATTTGACAGATTAACCCAATGTAACTCGAGATAATCCAATATGTTGTcgcctcaatattttttttttaaatgatgttatcttgaaattttttaattaaaatattttttttagtttaacatggatgtccgggccagcttgcgcgcacctcgactaatcccacggaccctgaagttaacgaccatgtaagcctctagtggccatcatatgagcaaccacaaggctcgaacctgagaccacagagggaacaaacctcttggtccatatttttattagtcatCTAAGTTGCTTTCAgattcatcaaattaattaagttacaTCGGATCAACCTCCAcatggtttaaatttttttttaactagaaaaacattaacaacgcttgaatatttatatattttatttgtagtgAAATGCAGACAAATAATATAGTATTTACTATTAGGTGATATTGAGGTTAAAAAGATTATGGAAATGATATTGATAGATGTAGAAAAGAAGATGACGAGATCACGAGGATGAAGATGATACAATGATGGCCGGAGAAAAAAGctttgttgtgtttttaaaaaaaaagaagaaataccAACTTTTTAACGACTATTTTCTTAGAAAAGGTTGTGACAattagttgatattaaaattgtaatatttaatttgtgaGTTcactttcaatataaaatcaataataataataaatttgtaattttttaaattttgtgtgTTGATTGAGTTCTTGCTTTATTAACCTAGTGGATAAATTGTTATCAACTAATAATTTTACAAAGATGCTGCAATGCTTCTATATAAGCAGAGATAGTAATTTAATCCTTTATTCAGATACTAAAACCAAGCTCCACCTTCCCCTTCACCTTCCGTTCTCCACGTACAAAACCCCTAATCCCCTCATGTTTCGCAGACTCTATTTCTCCCTCTCTCGCCCTAACCCAACTCTCTTCTCTCCAATCTCTCACCACGAAAATACCTCTCTTATCATAAATCACAGCAAACCCACTTCTATCTATGAACGTTTCACTTCAACCCCACCAAGATTCTTTGCTTCTTACACCAGAACGAGCGATACCCAGAAGCCTAAATTCACTATTCCACCTCCTGATAAAGCCTCAAAGCCTGAAATGCTACGTGCCCTTGAGTTCTCAATGGGCTCTTCTTTTAGTACTAACCCAATTTGCCCCCTTCCAAACCCTTTAATCATTGTGATAAGTGGTCCAAGTGGGGTTGGTAAAGATGCTGTTATCAAGAAATTGAGACAAGTTAGAGAAAGTTTGCATTTTGTTGTGACTGCAACTAGTAGGCCAACGAGAGAAGGTGAGGTTGATGGTAAAGATTATTACTTTGTGTCAGAGGAAgaatttttatcaatgataGAGAGAAATGAATTGTTAGAGTATGCACTTGTCTATGGTGATTATAAAGGGATACCAAAAAAGCAAATCAGGGAGTTTATGGCAAAAGGGCATGACATAGTTTTAAGAGTTGATGTACAAGGGGCTGAGACTTTGAGGAAGATTTTGGGGAATTCTGCTGTCTTTATATATTTAGTGGCGGAGAGTGAGTTGGCACTTGTGGAGAGGTTGATTGATAGGAAGACTGAGACTAGCGAGGCTTTGCTTGTGAGGATTGCGACTGCGAGAGAGGAGGTGAAACATGTTAGGGATTTTGATTATGTGGTAGTGAATGGTGAAGGGAAGTTGGATAATGCAGTTAAGCTGGTGGGATCAATCATTGATGCTGAGAAGGCCAAGGTCCAGCAAAGGAGGGCTGTGATttagttgagggctcaaagtaTTGTTTTTGAGGTATGGACAGTGCTTTCAGTGGTTATGCTtttctaagtttttatttttgtggaatTGAATGATATGATTGCATTTGAAGGTTGTAATTATGGATTTTAAGGCATGAGAATCTGAACGTAGGTTAGAAGTTCAGCACTGGATAAAGCTCGTTATGTTCAGTTAATAATCTTGTTGGTTTTCTACTTTGGTATGCGATAAAACACTGACAGAGGTCCACTGTGCATCTAACCAGGCGTAGGAGTGAACCCAGCTTTAATTGACTTGTCTTAGGAACTACACTAAATTGTTCATTATAGACACAAACTCAAGAAAGCCTTGTTCCCAAACTAGTGGAGGTCAGCTGTGAGTATGCAGATAGGTGATGGATGGATGAGTCTATTGTATTGGAAAAGAGGCAGTGTAATATAAAAACTGCATTGTTTTTCATAAATGCTCCATAATAGTTGAATTGATTGTTCTAGAGAGAGGAGTGTATTTGGATTACAGTTTAGAAGAGATTACAATGTTTTGCAGATTCTTGTTCTATAGTCAAATTTTCCATATGAGTACATAGGTTGATGTCTGAATCTGGCagctttatttatttctctctccTGTTATCTGTAGGTTCATTCTTATTGCAACTGTAACGACTATCCTGATGTCTTATAACTGCTCACCTGAGTCTCTGAGTCCCTATGTCTTACAACAGCAAGCCTTTTTAAGCATTTTGCTTTGGTTTGGTTAAGGGTGGGTCACATCCTTTATTTCATGGACAATCACATTCATTTTTAGTGCTTTTATATAACCAGAAAGAACTTCCTGCAATAAGATATCAATCACCTCTCCTTGTACATTTGGAATAGGCAAGCACCTGtcatttttgcatatttttagaGGCATTATTTTAATTCTGTGAAGTTATTTTTTCCTTATGACTTCTCACATAACAGATTAAATGTTGCATAACATaagttaaaacaaaaattcaaagaatgTGTGCATTTGAAAGTTATCATTGTGAGTTATATGACGTGATGATCTGAATGTATGCTAGAATGTTAGGATTGGATGGAGTTCAATTATTCAATTTATGGTTTTGATCAGGcgtgagcaaaaaaactgaaaaacagattaaaccgagaaaatcggaaaaaaaaaaaaccgaaaaaaaaaccaattaaaccgattaaaattttaaaaaaaccggctggttcggtttcggttttataagcaaaaaaccaaaaaaaaactggaaaaaaaccgagccaaaaccggaaaaccgagccaaaccggtttgaaccggtttttgccctaaaaaaccaaaccaaaccgaaaccggtcggtttgaccaggttttggttcggttttggttttttttttaaaaaaaaaaattcggtttggttacttttttttgataaaaaccgaaccgaaccgaaaatgattgCCCCTAGTTTTGATGCATTCTGATTCTGTATCCAGTAAAACACTAATAGATTTTCCATGTGAATCTAACCAAGCTTTGGAATTAACCTGAACGTAGTTGACTTGACTTGGTGTCCCATACCAACTTGTTTATTTACTCGTACAAACTAAACTAAGCAGAGGTCAGCAACGGGATGCTGATTGCAGATGGATGGCTAAGTGTATTGTAATGTAATAGATGcaccattaaaattgaattgGCGTCCTAAAGAAATAAGAGATTATAATGCTTCACGATCCCTCGTCCtatattcattcattttttttgtaaatccaTGTCAATGTTCAAACCAAGCTGTTCTAATGTGTTTCTCCCCTCATATTTCAGATATATTCTTCTTATTGCAACTGTAAGGCTTACCCCCCAGTCTTGTATCTGTGTACTTGTTTATCCAGGTCCCAATGTCTCAAAACTTGCAAGTCAGTTGAGGTTAGTGTCAATGTTTATGTATAGAATGGAGCGTTGTAATCAGTTTAACTGTTCTTAGATAACACAAGAAGCTTCCTGCAACAAGACGTTCTCCTCTCAAACATTTGGAATAGGCAAACACAAATTCATTGATGCCATATACTTCTGGAATGCCATCTTATATctgtgaagttttttttttttttttttgtatgctcTATTCTTATAACTCATTGAATGTTGCATACCAGAAGTTAGGTCATTTGGTTGTGCAGGTGGCGGATTGATCAACTGGCCAGTGAAATGTTTTTAACTGTAATGATTCTAGTGAAATTCGATCAACCTGTTATTCTGATAAAGTTTAGTGAAGTGGTCATCTAACTGATAATTGGCTTTCTTTGTACCACAAACTTTATACAATGAGAAGAAATGCTATGGAGAAACCTTGTGTTCTTTGACAAACTCTTTTTTCAATCAGACAATGTGTTAGTCCTTAAGtttttattgcattttgttAAAAGAGAAACAGAATTGCATAGCCAAGATGTAACTAACCTACCAGAAAGTCAGATATTGTTTCTGAATTTCTTTCAtaaatttggaagaaaagaCCCATTTTTCCAAAGAAATTCTCTGTTTGGATTCTGTTACTTGCCTTTGCTAACTTCCTCTATGCCTGAACCGAATCTGGTCTTTGTTGCCTCGAAATTAGGTGGTTTATCATGGGAAATGCATGCAAAAAGTTTCTTTCTTGTCAAAGATTTGTATTTTCATCCACTCgtactattgtttttttatccggGACAACAAAAGTACCGAAAAAATGGTGACTGAGTTACTTTAGAAAATTGGCTCTGGTAATTAGCCGTCAGTAGATATCTTGCACATGGACAAGTGTTCAGAATCGAAGTTGCAAAGTTTGCCATCTGTGGGAAGCAACCTAGTGGTAGTGGGGATAGATCTGTGTAAGTGTAATGGAGCCCATCTTAGTTTGTGGTTTAGGCGTGGTTGGATAGAGCAATAATGGGAGAGGAGAACATAGGAATAGGACAATCTTATTTTAacatttcaaagtttatttcAGCACATCAAGAAGGAACTCCTCAAGTTCATCGATGCAACTtttacatttcatttttttttggtagaaatTAAGTTTTACCATGATCAATCCAAGTGGGGATAAAGATTGTTTAAGGTGTTGGATTATTATAGTTGCTTGTTTCTGGAGTGTTGTGTCCATTTCAATCTCTTAAATTTGATAGCATTTCTATTCAGCATGCCGTCTACAAATTTCATGTAGTTGGAATGATCTATTGACCATTGCTGGAATTCCCAGTGAGCTGATGATGGAGCTCTCAGCTAAGTTGAATCTGACTTATTCCTTCGCAGAAGCATTTTGATGTTTGAAGGATCAATCTCTATTTCTTCGAAGAAGAATCCATTGGAAAACACAAAGAATTGGAAGTTGGATGTTGAAAGAAATAGTGATTGGTAGTCACTCTACTAGTGTTGGTTCTCTCTCtctgttaatttatttattgaaaattttgttttgcacAGGCCTACTTGAGACTTTGCTTGCCCCAATCTTCCGTTTTCTATTCCGGCAAAGATTTGAACTGGTTTCCCCCGTCAAGTATCCATACTAATGAAGACCACGCGCAACAGCAAAGTGACTATCTTGCACCATCGTCAAGTGGAAGCCAAGGCTCCTGAATGGTGAGGGAGACTTTGTCAATCCGGTTCATTACAATTTACAAACCAACCTAGCTTATGCCTTATTAATTATGGTCTGACAAAAGTAAGGTCTCCATCAAAGCCGAGCTATTCGTGTAGTTTAAGGGATAAGTAGGGTTTCGTGTCCCATCCCATTGAAAGGAGCCTTTGCCTTGACACAAGAGAAGAGTCCTTCTGTAAATCTATTTCTGCAAGCCATAGATAACCAGCCAAATTTGCTAAATTCACACTTGTAAAGACCTTGACTACGTCATCGAATTTAAGAATCCAGATATGGAATGagtcaaaaaaaaagaaaaagaaattaacgaTGTCCCTCCCTCTTGAAGGAAATAAGAACAACAACTTGATGAAAAAAACCCCGTTTATCCTCATTGAATCATTGTGAATTATGGGTTGGTtccgttaataataataataataaagccaTAAATGAAAAGGTGGAGTGTACATCACTATCATCTTAATCATTCAAATAGGAATCATCTCGGGAATCTGGAGTTGGCAATTATTCCTACTTGTTcccatgaagaagaaaaacaggaTTAATCAAAGGCTACTTGGGTGCATGCCAGAGCACGCTCAATGGTCCTGTTCTAGTACCCCCaagaacaggaaaaaaaaacaaaaacagattgAACCGTAAAATATTGTAAGAGCAAAGGACATGGAAAAGTGCAAGCAACTTCTCCAGCTGCAGTTATACCCTTTATTAAGGGTTTGTTAACTTTCTAGTTTTGCTTGCGAGAAAAAGAAGCTTTTGGCTGGTTTAGATGGCCCATGAGGAGACTTATTGGCGAGAGACAACCGACTTTAATAAGCCATCACATGACCAGAGAGAGGGATAGTAGAGTGGACAACCCTTGCCGGCAAAGTTTTATAGCTGAGCAAGACTTCCTAGGAAAAACTGCAGAAACAGAGAGCAACTTTTAACGTTTCTCTACATTTTCACAAATTAAACGTGCTCCCTAAGCTAGTTTTTCTCTTCGTTTTATAAGCAtagtttctcttcttttttcttgcacAAACACCATAGTCTAAGAATCAAACCACTCTAGCATTTCCAAAGGCAAGTTTTGCACAACTGAAGGTCGGTCTAATCCGGTGGTATGGATCGTGGCGTATCGGAAGAAGATGGCAGCATTCGTTTTCCGGTTGACGAGCTTCGCAGGCTTAGCGAAACCTATGGCTCTGCAACCATTTTTGAGCCTCAGAGTGATATAGGAAAGAGAGACAGTAGCACTGGAAATTCGGTTTCTCCAACATTACCTGCACCGGAGAAGAAACTCACACTCTTTGCTCTTCGCCTAGCCATTTTTGAGAAGGCAGCTACTTGCCTCGGAACCCTCGGGTTCATCTGGGCAACAGTTGTTCTTCTCGGAGGGTTTGCGATTACTTTGGATAAAACAGATTTCTGGTTTATCACCATTATTCTGTTGATTGAAGGGACTCGAATATACAGCAGGAGCCATGAGCTTGAATGGCAACACCAAGCCACCTGGTCAATTACTGATGCTGGGATTAACAGTTTCCGGGCATTGAGATCCAGCTCCCACTTCATTATTGAAACTGTGAAAGCACTTTTTAGGCCAATAACACGGGTTCAAAAGCAGAGTCTGCATACCAGAGAAATAAGGAAGAATCCTGATGCAGAAATCTCTGGGAACTGGGGAGTACAGAGGAAGCTAACTCGGACATGGACAAGTTCAGATGTTCCTATTCTACCATATGCTCaatggttttttctttcaaaaaatgtCAGCAAGCTTCTCTATTGGCTCCAGCTTGCATCTGCATCAGCCTGTGTGGTTTTATCATTGATGAAACTCATCAAACATAACTATGGTGAGGTTGAGAAAGGGAATACTGACAAGAGGAACCGACAATCTGCACTGAATATTTTCTATTCTTTGGCTTTGGCAGAAGCTCTGTTGTTTCTGATGGAGAGAGCTTACTGGGAGTGGAAGGCAAGCTACTGTAAACTGCTGGAAGAGGTGAGCAAAGAGTGTGATTTGGGGCTTTCAGGCATGGTTTCGATCAGAAGGTTCTTCTACGATGCCTACTCTAGGTGTCTTGAGGGCAGTATCTTTGATGGCCTAAAAATGAACATGGTTACTTTTGCTATGGATCTATTGGCTTCGAATTCCCCTGATGAACAGCTCATTGGAGCTAGAATTCTTCGTCAATTTGTGATGAATCCTCAGTTTTCTGATGATACTCTCAAAAACATTGGGACAAACATATCAATGATAGACCGATTAGTGGAGGTATTGAACTGGAAAGACCCGCAGGAAGAAGAGATCAGGAGGTCAGCTGCAGAGATACTATCAAAACTAGCCGGCAAGAAGCAAAACTCCCTACGGGTTGCTGGAATACCTGGCGCATTGAAGTCAATTTCATCTCTGCTACAAACCAATAGAAGTTGCAGCACCACAGCTGATGAAATTGGTGAAAAAACAATCATCTGTGATCATGCACATTATGGATTCTGGACATTTAATCATTTAGGACTTCTTATCCTGAAGAAGCTCGCTCGTGACCATGATAACTGTGGGAAGATTGGAAATACAAGGGGCCTCCTACCGAAGATCATTGATTTCACACATGTAGAAGAGAGGTTGCTGAAAGATGAAAATGTAACACCATCTCAGA
This window contains:
- the LOC133697415 gene encoding guanylate kinase 3, chloroplastic-like encodes the protein MLQCFYISRDSNLILYSDTKTKLHLPLHLPFSTYKTPNPLMFRRLYFSLSRPNPTLFSPISHHENTSLIINHSKPTSIYERFTSTPPRFFASYTRTSDTQKPKFTIPPPDKASKPEMLRALEFSMGSSFSTNPICPLPNPLIIVISGPSGVGKDAVIKKLRQVRESLHFVVTATSRPTREGEVDGKDYYFVSEEEFLSMIERNELLEYALVYGDYKGIPKKQIREFMAKGHDIVLRVDVQGAETLRKILGNSAVFIYLVAESELALVERLIDRKTETSEALLVRIATAREEVKHVRDFDYVVVNGEGKLDNAVKLVGSIIDAEKAKVQQRRAVI
- the LOC133697414 gene encoding uncharacterized protein LOC133697414; the encoded protein is MDRGVSEEDGSIRFPVDELRRLSETYGSATIFEPQSDIGKRDSSTGNSVSPTLPAPEKKLTLFALRLAIFEKAATCLGTLGFIWATVVLLGGFAITLDKTDFWFITIILLIEGTRIYSRSHELEWQHQATWSITDAGINSFRALRSSSHFIIETVKALFRPITRVQKQSLHTREIRKNPDAEISGNWGVQRKLTRTWTSSDVPILPYAQWFFLSKNVSKLLYWLQLASASACVVLSLMKLIKHNYGEVEKGNTDKRNRQSALNIFYSLALAEALLFLMERAYWEWKASYCKLLEEVSKECDLGLSGMVSIRRFFYDAYSRCLEGSIFDGLKMNMVTFAMDLLASNSPDEQLIGARILRQFVMNPQFSDDTLKNIGTNISMIDRLVEVLNWKDPQEEEIRRSAAEILSKLAGKKQNSLRVAGIPGALKSISSLLQTNRSCSTTADEIGEKTIICDHAHYGFWTFNHLGLLILKKLARDHDNCGKIGNTRGLLPKIIDFTHVEERLLKDENVTPSQILTVKRSLQLVKMLASTTGTTGNNLRREISEIVFTISNIRDILRHGEKHPMLQKLSIEILTSLALEEDAKERIGGTGGVLKELFNIFFSQGIPENQNHARIAAGDALAMLALESRRNCLRILKLKVLERLVGALEVPLLRVNAARILRNLCTYSGVDCFDQLKGVAAAVPTVLEAVMSEENKLQEVMVGLAAEAFKFMTPQESNIMFERTGIKEAELANKILQILKKNENPPVKVPRIRRFSIELAIWMMRNNTANVRTFKDLGLEKELEGVLESTAEVESFNIFSGTSGLSRHSTTIHSLVETALQLLEDR